The proteins below are encoded in one region of Alistipes communis:
- the galE gene encoding UDP-glucose 4-epimerase GalE has product MAKETVLISGGAGYIGSHTAVELIAAGYDAVIIDNLSNSEAAAVEGVRRITGVDVPFERVDTCDEAALRRVFEKYDFGSVIHFAAYKAVGESVAEPLKYYRNNLASFMNVCALMKEFGRPNILFSSSATVYGEPDTLPVTEQTPRKPATSPYGNTKQMAEDILHDCCAAYEGLHGIALRYFNPIGAHPSALIGELPRGVPQNLVPYITQTAAGLRECLSIFGDDYDTPDGTCLRDYIDVVDLAKAHVAAVDRMTQRRMKEAYEIFNIGTGTPVSVLELVKGFERANGLTLNYKIVGRRAGDVKAVWADTQRANKELGWKAERPLEETLRSAWAWEKHVRGMN; this is encoded by the coding sequence ATGGCAAAAGAGACTGTACTGATTTCGGGCGGTGCCGGATACATCGGCTCGCATACCGCCGTGGAACTGATCGCCGCCGGATACGACGCGGTCATCATCGACAACCTCTCCAACTCGGAGGCGGCGGCCGTCGAGGGTGTGCGGCGCATCACGGGCGTCGACGTTCCCTTCGAGCGGGTCGACACCTGCGACGAAGCGGCGCTGCGACGCGTCTTCGAAAAATACGATTTCGGCTCCGTCATCCACTTCGCCGCCTACAAGGCTGTCGGCGAGTCGGTCGCCGAACCGCTCAAATATTACCGCAACAACCTCGCGTCGTTCATGAACGTCTGCGCGCTGATGAAGGAGTTCGGCCGGCCGAACATCCTCTTCTCGTCGTCGGCGACGGTCTACGGCGAGCCCGACACATTGCCCGTCACGGAGCAGACGCCCCGCAAACCCGCCACCTCGCCCTACGGCAACACAAAGCAGATGGCCGAAGACATCCTGCACGACTGCTGCGCGGCCTACGAGGGCCTGCACGGCATCGCGCTGCGCTACTTCAACCCCATCGGCGCCCACCCCTCGGCGCTCATCGGCGAACTGCCGCGCGGCGTGCCGCAGAATCTGGTGCCCTACATCACCCAGACGGCCGCCGGACTGCGCGAATGCCTTTCGATCTTCGGCGACGACTACGACACGCCCGACGGCACCTGCCTGCGTGACTACATCGACGTCGTCGACCTGGCCAAAGCCCATGTAGCCGCGGTCGACCGCATGACGCAGCGGCGGATGAAGGAGGCCTACGAGATTTTCAATATCGGCACGGGCACGCCTGTCTCGGTCCTGGAACTGGTGAAGGGCTTCGAACGGGCGAACGGGCTGACGCTCAACTACAAGATCGTCGGGCGACGGGCCGGCGACGTGAAGGCGGTCTGGGCCGACACGCAGCGCGCCAACAAAGAACTGGGCTGGAAGGCCGAACGGCCTCTCGAAGAGACGCTCCGCTCGGCCTGGGCCTGGGAAAAACACGTGCGCGGCATGAACTAA
- a CDS encoding leucine-rich repeat domain-containing protein — protein MKKLWLVGLVAVILCNCSKENDGNSGSLPPLPDPDDVCSAMDNIEFMNFCYEKFDANKDGKVSVREAEAVREIAFSKGEGLRGSLKGIERFPNLEILDCDSYYWASGTWYYKFSFAELDLRYNKMLKEVLLHTCSNLVTLDLSRNTMLEELSVYECNALNTLILPENLKKIVGGDCPILQKIICYAKNPPKGSDPDYYLRFPEECVVYVPASSVEAYKTTTFWMKLDIRPLN, from the coding sequence ATGAAAAAACTTTGGCTGGTAGGATTGGTTGCGGTTATTTTGTGTAATTGTAGTAAAGAAAACGACGGAAACAGCGGGTCGTTACCGCCATTACCTGATCCGGATGATGTTTGTTCGGCGATGGATAATATTGAATTTATGAATTTTTGCTATGAAAAATTCGATGCGAATAAGGATGGTAAAGTATCGGTAAGAGAGGCCGAGGCTGTGCGAGAAATAGCTTTCTCTAAGGGAGAAGGATTAAGGGGTTCGTTAAAAGGAATCGAACGGTTTCCTAATTTGGAAATATTAGATTGCGATAGCTACTATTGGGCTTCGGGCACGTGGTATTATAAATTTTCTTTTGCAGAATTGGATCTTCGATATAATAAAATGCTGAAAGAAGTGCTATTACATACATGTTCCAATCTTGTAACACTGGATTTGAGCCGAAATACGATGTTGGAGGAGTTGTCTGTATATGAGTGTAATGCGCTAAATACTTTGATACTTCCGGAAAATCTGAAAAAAATCGTTGGAGGTGATTGCCCGATATTACAGAAAATAATATGTTATGCAAAAAATCCTCCCAAGGGTTCTGATCCCGATTATTATTTGCGCTTCCCGGAAGAATGTGTTGTTTATGTTCCGGCCTCAAGTGTGGAAGCGTATAAGACAACAACGTTTTGGATGAAACTTGACATTCGGCCTTTGAACTAA
- the galK gene encoding galactokinase, whose amino-acid sequence MTQSNVRAAFERHFNTHGTLYASAGRINLIGEHTDYNGGFVFPGAVDCGITAMIRPNGTDRVRAYAVDLDSYAEFGLREEDKPSESWARYIFGVCREIQKRGGRIGGFDTAFSGDVPLGAGMSSSAALESTFAFALNDLYALGIDKFELARIGQSTEHNYCGVKCGIMDQFASVFGKKGCLMRLDCRSMEFEYFPFDPVGYKLVLLDTVVKHELVGSPYNRRRESCERVAKMLGQEFLRGATMERLDAIRDEISDEDYRRARFVIGEERRVLDVCDALQRGDYATVGERMYATHEGLSKDYEVSCEELDFLVDVARECGVTGARMMGGGFGGCTINLVKDDLFADFIATAKRKFTERFGHEPKVYPVVISDGAHKID is encoded by the coding sequence ATGACGCAATCCAATGTAAGGGCCGCATTCGAGCGGCATTTCAATACCCACGGAACACTCTACGCCTCGGCGGGACGCATCAACCTGATCGGCGAACACACCGACTACAACGGCGGCTTCGTCTTCCCGGGTGCCGTCGACTGCGGCATCACGGCGATGATCCGCCCCAACGGCACCGACCGCGTGCGCGCCTACGCCGTCGATCTGGACTCCTATGCGGAGTTCGGCTTGCGCGAGGAGGACAAACCCTCCGAGTCGTGGGCCCGCTACATCTTCGGCGTCTGCCGCGAAATCCAGAAACGCGGCGGCCGCATCGGCGGCTTCGACACCGCCTTTTCGGGCGACGTACCGCTGGGAGCGGGCATGTCGTCGTCGGCAGCGTTGGAGTCGACCTTCGCCTTTGCGCTCAACGACCTCTATGCGCTGGGGATCGACAAGTTCGAACTGGCACGCATCGGTCAGTCGACCGAGCACAACTACTGCGGCGTGAAGTGCGGCATCATGGACCAGTTCGCCTCGGTCTTCGGCAAGAAGGGTTGTCTGATGCGGCTCGACTGCCGTTCGATGGAGTTCGAATACTTCCCCTTCGATCCCGTCGGTTACAAGCTCGTGCTGCTCGACACGGTCGTCAAGCACGAACTGGTCGGCTCGCCCTACAACCGCCGGCGCGAGTCGTGCGAGCGCGTGGCGAAGATGCTGGGACAGGAGTTTCTGCGCGGCGCCACGATGGAGCGGCTCGATGCGATCCGCGATGAGATCTCCGACGAAGACTACCGCCGTGCACGCTTCGTGATCGGCGAGGAACGGCGTGTGCTCGACGTCTGCGACGCCTTGCAGCGTGGCGACTACGCCACCGTCGGGGAGCGGATGTACGCCACGCACGAGGGGTTGTCGAAGGACTACGAAGTATCGTGCGAGGAGCTCGACTTCCTGGTCGACGTGGCCCGCGAATGCGGCGTCACGGGGGCACGCATGATGGGCGGCGGCTTCGGCGGCTGCACGATCAACCTCGTGAAGGACGACCTCTTCGCCGATTTCATCGCCACGGCCAAACGCAAATTCACCGAGCGGTTCGGCCACGAACCCAAAGTCTATCCCGTCGTCATCTCGGACGGCGCACATAAAATCGACTGA
- a CDS encoding sigma-54-dependent transcriptional regulator, whose product MRKTLGERLAYEGYAIEATDDVSEASEMCRQMAFDVVLTDDSSNASPLGIPFIVLAGAGDNQIQRAVTAFRDGAMDFLQIPSDINRLYDTLRRYSEEEAPTQTPLPKQRMSAHAMGRARRTRTSSVQPIIGSSNAIGNVRQVVERIAAFDTRTLITGENGTGKELVARWLHAKSRRASGPFVEVNCAAIPSELIESELFGHERGAFTSAIKQRKGKFEQATGGTLFMDEIGDMSLAAQAKVLRALQENKICRVGSDKDIDVDVRVIAATNKNLREEIAKGNFREDLYHRLSVIVIRVPPLRERSSDVPELTQHFVDEISSLYGIPPKPIDSDAMEALSAMRWSGNVRELRNVIERLIILSGDTITIDDVHKYCQS is encoded by the coding sequence ATGCGAAAGACGCTCGGCGAACGACTCGCATACGAAGGTTATGCCATCGAAGCCACGGACGACGTATCGGAGGCTTCCGAAATGTGTCGTCAAATGGCCTTCGACGTAGTCCTCACCGACGACAGCAGCAATGCTTCGCCGCTCGGAATTCCCTTTATCGTACTCGCGGGCGCGGGCGACAACCAGATTCAGCGCGCCGTCACCGCATTCCGCGACGGTGCGATGGACTTCCTGCAAATCCCCTCCGACATCAACCGTCTCTACGACACGCTGCGGCGTTACTCGGAAGAGGAGGCTCCGACACAGACGCCGCTCCCCAAACAACGCATGTCCGCACATGCGATGGGGCGCGCCCGGCGCACGCGCACCTCGTCCGTGCAGCCTATCATCGGCTCGTCGAACGCCATCGGCAACGTGCGGCAGGTCGTCGAACGGATCGCAGCCTTCGATACCCGTACCCTCATCACCGGCGAGAACGGGACCGGCAAGGAGCTGGTCGCCCGCTGGCTCCACGCCAAGAGCAGACGGGCTTCGGGCCCCTTCGTCGAAGTCAACTGCGCGGCCATTCCCTCGGAGCTGATCGAAAGCGAACTCTTCGGCCACGAACGCGGCGCCTTCACCTCGGCCATCAAACAGCGCAAGGGCAAGTTCGAACAGGCCACGGGCGGTACGCTCTTCATGGACGAGATCGGCGACATGTCGCTCGCGGCCCAGGCCAAAGTACTGCGCGCCCTCCAAGAGAACAAGATCTGCCGCGTGGGAAGCGACAAGGACATCGACGTCGACGTACGGGTGATCGCAGCCACCAACAAGAACCTGCGCGAGGAGATCGCCAAGGGGAATTTCCGCGAAGACCTCTACCACCGTCTCAGCGTCATCGTCATCCGCGTCCCGCCCCTGCGCGAACGCTCCTCCGACGTTCCCGAACTGACGCAGCACTTCGTCGACGAAATATCGTCCCTCTACGGCATCCCGCCCAAGCCGATCGACTCCGACGCCATGGAGGCGCTCTCGGCGATGCGGTGGAGCGGCAATGTCCGCGAACTGCGCAACGTAATCGAACGGCTCATCATCCTCAGCGGCGACACCATCACGATCGATGATGTACATAAATACTGCCAATCGTAA
- a CDS encoding HU family DNA-binding protein, which produces MNKSQLAEAVAREARLSKIDAVKALNAFVKVAVEALRGDEKILLTGLGTFSTVRYPERMGRNPRTGAPVRIPARRAVRFRPSRTIED; this is translated from the coding sequence ATGAACAAATCTCAATTGGCGGAGGCCGTGGCCCGTGAGGCGCGGCTTTCGAAGATCGATGCCGTGAAGGCGCTCAATGCGTTCGTCAAGGTCGCCGTCGAGGCGTTGCGCGGCGATGAGAAGATTCTGCTGACGGGGCTGGGGACGTTTTCGACCGTCCGTTACCCCGAGCGTATGGGACGCAATCCCCGCACCGGCGCACCCGTGCGGATCCCGGCGCGCCGTGCCGTGCGCTTCCGCCCGTCGCGCACGATCGAAGACTGA
- a CDS encoding lipocalin-like domain-containing protein, translating to MKKLFFASLWALACLVVACSDEKDEPNDESGSIVGEWVFQRNEYYRNGKLVDSFTAVEEEDKAIAIFREDGTYRYYDFPPEEYYDGTYSYDEMSGVLTTDDGVNEQTCLTEITVSTMKWIYDEGDGEVLVEYYSRK from the coding sequence ATGAAAAAACTGTTTTTTGCAAGCCTGTGGGCTTTGGCTTGTTTGGTCGTAGCTTGTTCCGATGAAAAAGACGAACCGAACGACGAGTCCGGATCGATCGTCGGCGAATGGGTATTTCAGAGGAACGAGTATTACCGGAACGGGAAACTGGTCGACAGTTTCACGGCCGTGGAAGAGGAGGACAAAGCGATTGCGATCTTTCGGGAAGACGGAACCTATCGTTATTACGATTTCCCGCCTGAGGAGTATTACGACGGGACCTACTCTTATGACGAAATGTCGGGCGTGTTGACGACGGATGACGGAGTGAATGAACAGACTTGTCTGACCGAAATAACCGTCTCGACGATGAAATGGATTTACGACGAAGGCGACGGCGAGGTGCTCGTCGAATATTATTCACGGAAGTGA
- a CDS encoding metallophosphoesterase, whose product MRKTIFLFALLAGTLSLQAQNYPLRARLSDPNSFSVIVIPDPQSYTKFAANQPLFELQTAWIAREIDSLRILTALCTGDLVEQNETAIPLAFRKTDQTSAEQWRAASRAFERLDNKLPYVVCTGNHDYGYTKSENRLSRFPDYFPMTRNECWRHKIVSVCNNAHGIPTLENAAYEFHTDTWGDLLVVSLEFAPRDEAIEWARKLVAEPRYANTRVILLTHSFIAWKGNRKKTEPYELTDANYQQAIWDKLVYPSSNIRLVICGHECHPTTDYFETVGFRTDKNAAGKSVAQMMFNAQTADGQWHGNGGDCWLRILEFLPDGRTVSVRTFSPMFALSPVTCDKAWRTADYDQFTFDME is encoded by the coding sequence ATGAGAAAAACGATCTTCCTTTTCGCTCTGCTCGCCGGCACGCTGTCGCTGCAAGCCCAGAACTACCCCTTGCGCGCCCGCCTGAGCGACCCGAATTCCTTCTCGGTCATCGTCATTCCCGACCCGCAGAGCTACACCAAGTTCGCCGCCAACCAGCCGTTGTTCGAGTTGCAGACGGCATGGATCGCCCGCGAGATCGACTCGCTGCGCATCCTCACGGCGCTCTGCACGGGCGATCTGGTCGAACAGAACGAAACAGCCATCCCGCTGGCTTTCCGCAAGACCGACCAGACCAGCGCCGAGCAGTGGCGGGCCGCGTCGCGCGCCTTCGAGCGGCTCGACAACAAGCTGCCCTACGTCGTCTGCACGGGCAACCACGACTACGGATACACCAAGTCGGAGAACCGCCTGTCGCGCTTCCCCGACTACTTCCCGATGACGCGCAACGAGTGCTGGCGTCACAAAATCGTATCGGTATGCAACAACGCGCACGGAATCCCCACGTTGGAGAACGCCGCCTACGAGTTCCACACCGACACGTGGGGCGATCTGCTGGTCGTATCGCTCGAATTCGCGCCGCGCGACGAAGCGATCGAATGGGCGCGCAAACTGGTTGCGGAACCCAGGTACGCGAACACGCGGGTGATCCTGCTGACCCACTCGTTCATCGCATGGAAGGGCAACCGCAAGAAAACGGAACCCTACGAACTGACCGACGCCAACTACCAGCAGGCGATCTGGGACAAGCTCGTCTATCCGTCGTCGAACATCCGGCTGGTCATCTGCGGCCACGAATGCCACCCCACGACGGACTACTTCGAGACGGTCGGCTTCCGCACGGACAAGAACGCCGCCGGCAAATCGGTCGCGCAGATGATGTTCAACGCCCAGACGGCCGACGGACAGTGGCACGGCAACGGCGGCGACTGCTGGCTGCGCATCCTGGAATTCCTGCCCGACGGACGGACCGTATCGGTGCGGACCTTCTCGCCGATGTTCGCCCTTTCGCCCGTCACCTGCGACAAGGCGTGGCGCACGGCCGACTACGACCAATTCACCTTCGACATGGAATAA
- a CDS encoding OmpP1/FadL family transporter: protein MKRLLTLLVAVVSATGLRAEGYQVNNLSTRQTGMGHVGTAMKLNSESIFFNPAATAFQDSKFDLSVGAAGILSYCTYTPSPTMENGFYSGNRPEWESDNKMSTPIYAYFNYKPSDRWAVGLGFFTPNGSSMNWGDDWPGANLVQEINLAAYTVQPTVSFKLCDRVSIGAGLMITWGNFDLSRSMLPVATGSATAAGGLQLAASKLQAQVDQLEQLPSTPEIAAQIAALNGYIGQANAGAGYFAANHAGEALVSARLEGSADVAVGVNAGIMWDINSEWSLGMSWRSRMNMKVGSGHAALSYVSPETQQYLTLLNALSTMAGGSEVIPGLDRGTFSAELPLPTTVTWGVSFRPAPKWEFAVDLQWVGWSAYEALNVEFNEKELGIDPIYSVKNYSNTLTFRFGGQYRACDWLTARMGMYVDESPVSSDYLNPETPSMTKVSYTAGLSFRPRKYVSIDVAYCYVSSADPERTGSYPIYSYQDNTKLESIFSGNYKLHAHVLSFGVGFNF, encoded by the coding sequence ATGAAAAGACTTTTGACGCTTCTCGTGGCCGTCGTCTCGGCGACCGGTCTTCGGGCCGAGGGCTATCAGGTAAACAACCTCTCGACCCGCCAGACGGGTATGGGCCATGTCGGCACGGCCATGAAACTCAATTCGGAATCCATCTTCTTCAACCCCGCTGCCACGGCGTTCCAGGATTCGAAATTCGACCTGTCGGTCGGCGCTGCGGGAATCCTTTCCTATTGTACCTACACCCCTTCGCCCACGATGGAGAACGGTTTCTATTCGGGCAACCGTCCCGAGTGGGAGTCCGACAACAAGATGTCGACGCCGATCTACGCCTATTTCAACTACAAACCTTCCGACCGCTGGGCCGTCGGCTTGGGTTTCTTCACGCCCAACGGTTCGTCGATGAACTGGGGCGACGACTGGCCCGGCGCGAATCTGGTGCAGGAGATCAATCTGGCGGCCTATACCGTGCAGCCGACCGTGTCGTTCAAGCTCTGCGACCGGGTGTCGATCGGTGCGGGTCTGATGATCACGTGGGGTAATTTCGATCTGTCGCGTTCGATGCTTCCCGTCGCGACGGGAAGTGCCACGGCAGCCGGAGGCCTTCAATTGGCAGCGAGCAAGTTGCAGGCACAGGTCGATCAGTTGGAGCAGTTGCCCTCGACGCCCGAGATCGCCGCTCAGATCGCCGCTTTGAACGGATATATCGGTCAGGCCAATGCCGGAGCCGGTTATTTCGCGGCGAATCATGCCGGCGAAGCGCTGGTGTCGGCACGGCTCGAAGGCTCGGCCGATGTGGCCGTAGGCGTCAATGCGGGCATCATGTGGGATATCAATTCCGAGTGGTCGCTGGGCATGTCATGGCGTTCGCGCATGAATATGAAGGTGGGCAGCGGCCATGCGGCGCTCAGCTACGTTTCGCCCGAGACGCAGCAATACCTTACGCTGCTCAACGCGCTGAGCACGATGGCCGGCGGCAGCGAAGTGATTCCCGGACTGGATCGGGGAACCTTCTCGGCCGAGCTGCCGCTGCCGACGACCGTGACGTGGGGCGTCAGCTTCCGCCCCGCACCCAAGTGGGAGTTCGCCGTCGATCTGCAATGGGTCGGCTGGTCGGCCTACGAGGCGCTCAACGTGGAGTTCAACGAGAAGGAGCTGGGCATCGACCCGATCTATTCGGTGAAGAACTACTCCAATACGCTCACGTTCCGGTTCGGCGGTCAGTACCGCGCCTGCGACTGGTTGACGGCGCGCATGGGTATGTACGTCGACGAAAGCCCCGTGAGCAGCGACTACCTCAATCCCGAAACGCCTTCGATGACGAAGGTCTCCTATACGGCCGGTCTGAGCTTCCGTCCCCGCAAGTACGTCTCGATCGACGTGGCCTACTGTTACGTTTCGTCGGCCGACCCCGAACGGACGGGTTCCTATCCGATTTACAGCTATCAGGACAACACGAAGCTCGAATCGATCTTTTCGGGCAATTACAAACTCCACGCCCACGTCCTTTCGTTCGGTGTGGGATTCAATTTCTGA
- a CDS encoding pyridoxal phosphate-dependent aminotransferase, producing MPQISLRACEMPESPIRKLFPLAEAAKARGVKVYHLNIGQPDLPTPQVGLDALKQVDRTVLEYSPSDGYRSLREKLVEYYAQYQIRLTADDIIVTTGGSEAVLFAFMSCLNPGDEIIVPEPAYANYMAFAVSAGAVIRPITASIEDGFALPSVEKFEELINDRTRGILICNPNNPTGYLYTRREMMQIRDLVKRYDLFLFSDEVYREFIYTGSPYISACHLEGIEQNVVLIDSVSKRYSECGIRIGALITKNRALHDAVMKFCQARLSPPLVGQIVAEASIDAPREYHTEVYDEYIARRKCLIDGLNRLPGVYSPIPMGAFYTVARLPIDDSDRFCAWCLGEFDYEGETVMLAPASGFYSDPTCGRNEVRIAYVLCQQDLQRAIRVLGEALKRYRREVMGEE from the coding sequence ATGCCGCAAATTTCCCTTCGGGCCTGTGAAATGCCCGAGTCGCCGATTCGAAAACTCTTTCCGCTGGCCGAGGCCGCCAAGGCCCGCGGCGTGAAGGTCTATCATCTCAACATCGGCCAGCCCGATCTGCCCACGCCGCAGGTGGGGCTGGACGCCTTGAAGCAGGTAGACCGCACCGTGCTGGAATACAGCCCCAGCGACGGCTACCGGTCGCTGCGCGAAAAGCTGGTCGAGTATTACGCCCAGTACCAGATCCGCCTGACGGCCGACGACATCATCGTCACGACGGGAGGCTCCGAAGCGGTGCTTTTCGCCTTCATGTCGTGCCTCAATCCGGGCGACGAGATCATCGTACCCGAACCGGCCTACGCCAACTACATGGCTTTCGCCGTATCGGCCGGCGCCGTGATCCGGCCGATCACCGCCTCGATCGAGGACGGCTTTGCGCTGCCGTCGGTCGAGAAGTTCGAGGAGCTTATCAACGACCGCACGCGCGGCATCCTGATCTGCAACCCCAACAACCCGACGGGGTACCTCTATACGCGCCGCGAGATGATGCAGATCCGCGATCTGGTGAAGCGCTACGACCTTTTTCTCTTTTCGGACGAAGTCTACCGCGAATTCATCTATACGGGGTCGCCCTATATCTCGGCCTGCCATCTGGAGGGGATCGAGCAGAACGTGGTGCTGATCGACTCGGTGTCGAAACGCTACTCGGAGTGCGGCATCCGCATCGGGGCGCTCATCACCAAAAACCGTGCGCTGCACGACGCCGTGATGAAGTTCTGCCAGGCGCGGCTGTCGCCGCCGCTCGTGGGGCAGATCGTCGCCGAGGCGTCGATCGATGCGCCGCGCGAGTACCATACGGAGGTGTACGACGAGTATATCGCCCGCCGCAAGTGTCTGATCGACGGTCTGAATCGCCTGCCGGGCGTCTATTCGCCGATCCCCATGGGTGCATTCTACACCGTGGCGCGGCTGCCGATCGACGACAGCGACCGTTTCTGCGCGTGGTGCCTCGGCGAATTCGACTACGAGGGCGAGACGGTGATGCTGGCTCCCGCCTCGGGGTTCTACTCCGACCCGACGTGCGGTCGCAACGAGGTGCGCATCGCCTATGTGCTTTGCCAGCAGGATTTGCAGCGTGCGATCCGCGTGCTGGGCGAGGCGCTGAAACGCTATCGACGCGAGGTGATGGGGGAGGAGTGA
- a CDS encoding NAD-dependent epimerase/dehydratase family protein translates to MKKILIIGAGGQIGSELTTYLRGIYGSRNVVATDVRECKALGADGPFEVLDALNATSVASVVARHEIDTIFNLVALLSAVGERNPQMAWHVNIGALMNSLEVARQHHCALFTPSSIGAFGPSSPKVRTPQDTVMQPTTIYGICKVTGEMLGNYYHHKYGVDTRSIRFPGIISNVTLPGGGTTDYAVEIYYEAIRSGRYTCAVPHDVYMDMIYMPDVLRACVELMEADPARLRHRNSFNIASMSFTPDIIAAEIRKRIPSFTMDFNIDPVKEEIARSWPDSLDDTCAREEWGWRPEWDLSRMTDDMLAAIRSRTAHPRHA, encoded by the coding sequence ATGAAAAAGATACTTATTATCGGCGCCGGAGGTCAGATCGGATCGGAACTGACGACCTACCTGCGTGGTATTTACGGCTCGCGCAACGTCGTGGCCACCGACGTACGTGAATGCAAGGCGCTGGGGGCCGACGGCCCGTTCGAAGTCCTCGACGCACTCAACGCCACGTCGGTAGCCTCAGTCGTCGCCCGACACGAGATCGACACGATCTTCAACCTCGTGGCCCTGCTGTCGGCCGTCGGCGAGCGCAACCCCCAAATGGCGTGGCACGTCAACATCGGCGCCTTGATGAACTCGCTCGAGGTGGCGCGCCAGCACCATTGCGCGCTCTTCACCCCCAGCTCGATCGGGGCGTTCGGCCCCTCGTCGCCCAAAGTCCGCACGCCGCAGGACACGGTCATGCAGCCCACGACGATCTACGGCATCTGCAAGGTGACGGGAGAGATGCTGGGCAACTACTACCACCACAAATACGGCGTCGATACCCGTTCGATCCGTTTTCCGGGCATCATTTCGAACGTCACGCTGCCGGGCGGCGGTACGACCGACTATGCCGTGGAGATCTACTACGAAGCGATTCGAAGCGGCCGTTACACCTGCGCCGTGCCCCACGACGTCTACATGGACATGATCTACATGCCCGACGTGCTGCGCGCCTGCGTGGAACTGATGGAGGCCGACCCCGCGCGGCTGCGCCACCGCAACAGTTTCAACATCGCCTCGATGAGCTTCACGCCCGACATCATCGCCGCCGAGATCCGCAAGCGCATCCCCTCGTTCACGATGGACTTCAACATCGATCCCGTCAAGGAGGAGATCGCCCGCAGCTGGCCCGACTCGCTCGACGACACCTGCGCCCGCGAGGAGTGGGGCTGGCGTCCCGAATGGGATCTTTCGCGGATGACCGACGACATGCTCGCCGCGATCCGCAGCCGGACGGCGCATCCCCGCCACGCCTGA
- a CDS encoding HAD family hydrolase: MTRLAIFDLDGTLLNTIGDLAVSCNAVLALRGLPQHSYEDYCRFVGNGIMRLVERALPEALRTPYTVDAVRRDFVAYYLAHIDEHTLPYEGIPELLDELQRRGVRLAVASNKFQAGTEKLIGRYFPDIRFDVVLGQRPDVPLKPDPAVVGEILTATGVAAGEVLYVGDSGVDMQTAAAAGVRSAGVTWGFRTRAELEQSGARHIVDRPAELLGLL, translated from the coding sequence ATGACCCGACTCGCTATTTTCGATCTCGACGGAACGCTGCTCAACACGATCGGCGATCTGGCCGTCAGTTGCAACGCCGTGCTGGCGCTGCGCGGACTGCCGCAGCACAGTTACGAAGACTACTGTCGTTTCGTAGGCAACGGCATCATGCGGCTCGTGGAGCGCGCACTTCCCGAAGCACTGCGCACGCCTTACACGGTCGACGCCGTGCGACGCGATTTCGTGGCGTATTATCTCGCGCATATCGACGAACATACGCTCCCTTACGAGGGAATTCCCGAACTGCTGGACGAGTTGCAGCGGCGGGGCGTGCGGCTGGCCGTCGCGTCGAACAAGTTCCAGGCCGGCACCGAGAAGCTCATCGGCCGCTATTTCCCCGACATCCGCTTCGACGTGGTTCTGGGACAGCGTCCCGACGTGCCGCTCAAACCCGATCCGGCGGTCGTCGGCGAGATACTGACTGCGACGGGCGTCGCCGCCGGCGAGGTGCTCTACGTGGGCGATTCGGGGGTGGACATGCAGACGGCCGCCGCCGCCGGCGTCCGTTCGGCGGGCGTCACGTGGGGGTTCCGCACGCGTGCCGAGTTGGAGCAGAGCGGCGCCCGGCACATCGTAGACCGCCCTGCGGAGTTGCTCGGACTGTTGTAA